A window of Xyrauchen texanus isolate HMW12.3.18 chromosome 10, RBS_HiC_50CHRs, whole genome shotgun sequence contains these coding sequences:
- the LOC127650786 gene encoding H-2 class I histocompatibility antigen, K-D alpha chain-like, with protein LLNVCFAKTLFLHYFSPEKHSLQYEYTALSTPDTFSGSVFSAVSVCDDRQISQYSHEEQDWKKSEIWRDVPELHETRDWFLHQVNILSNCTNSKCSELHVVQRRVGCEVEKLPDGAIKYLTVFNEYQYDGEDFIAFNFNTTQWINKNPKAKETILKWDRLTDRNQIIKDQLNNCMNWISTFNNTQRTRPDVEMFAVESPQDQNKLILTCLATGFYPKHLEMNMMLNGIKLDHVNSSGIRPNGDETFQLRISVEIHRNETEGFECHVNHISVKEPVISEWVQLNCNESDRREKSDSEKTERLNAADSPENDSSNTL; from the exons CTATTGAATGTATGTTTTGCAAAGAcactgtttttacattatttttcccCAGAGAAACACTCACTCCAGTATGAGTACACCGCCCTTTCCACACCGGACACATTCTCTGGATCTGTGTTCAGTGCTGTTAGTGTGTGTGATGATAGACAGATCTCTCAATACAGTCATGAAGAACAAGACTGGAAGAAATCAGAAATCTGGAGAGATGTTCCTGAGCTACATGAGACTAGAGACTGGTTTCTACATCAGGTTAATATTCTGTCAAACTGCACAAACTCCAAGTGTTCTG AGCTTCATGTAGTTCAGAGAAGAGTTGGATGTGAGGTGGAGAAACTTCCTGATGGAGCAATCAAGTATCTGACTGTGTTTAATGAGTATCAATATGATGGAGAAGATTTTATTGCCTTTAATTTTAACACAACACAGTGGATCAATAAAAATCCCAAAGCCAAAGAAACAATACTGAAGTGGGACCGTCTAACAGATCGAAACCAAATCATCAAGGATCAACTAAACAACTGCATGAACTGGATCTCCACATTTAATAATACTCAAAGAA CTCGTCCAGATGTTGAGATGTTTGCTGTTGAATCTCCTCAAGACCAAAACAAGTTGATTCTGACCTGTCTGGCCACTGGTTTCTACCCCAAACACCTGGAGATGAATATGATGTTGAACGGCATTAAACTGGATCATGTAAACTCTTCTGGAATCAGACCAAACGGTGATGAAACCTTTCAGCTGAGAATCAGTGTGGAGATCCACAGAAATGAGACAGAGGGTTTTGAGTGCCATGTCAATCACATCAGTGTAAAAGAGCCGGTTATATCAGAATGgg TCCAGTTAAACTGTAATGAGTCTGACAGAAGAGAGAAAAGTGACTCTGAGAAGACTGAACGACTCAATGCTGCTGATTCACCTGAGAATGATTCATCAAACACACTGTAA